In Capsicum annuum cultivar UCD-10X-F1 chromosome 11, UCD10Xv1.1, whole genome shotgun sequence, one genomic interval encodes:
- the LOC107853981 gene encoding ubiquitin-like modifier-activating enzyme atg7 isoform X1 — MADSGKGRILQFAPFQSSVDEGFWHKLSSLKLNKLRLDESPIPITGFYAPCSHPQVSNHLTLLAESLPAESDEEQSSLLASQGNRNRCPVPSILLNTNTLESFYALDKQSLLKAEAKKVWDDIYSGKVEEDGSVLLRFLVISFADLKKWSFHYWFAFPALVLDPPATLVNLKPALQCFTSEEAESLSRACNEWRSKSSTADIPFFLVTISSNSSVTLRNIRELEACQNNGQKQVIFGFYDPCHLPNNPGWPLRNYLAYICSRWGLGKIHFFCYRENRGFADLGLSLVGEAEISLSQAGGNHENMPNVVGWELNKGKKVPRCISLAKSMDPTRLAVSAADLNLKLMRWRTLPSLNLEILAVTKCLLLGAGTLGCQVARMLMAWGVRKITLVDSGKVSMSNPIRQSLYALDDCLNGGKFKAVAAVESLKRIFPAVEAEGVVMAIPMPGHSVSSQEESSILQDCRHLCDLINSHDAIFLLTDTRESRWLPSLLCASANKITITAALGFDSFLVMRHGAGPAGSIQNSQPETLNNVSAGMVNLSLSSQNDSQRLGCYFCNDVVAPIDSTANRTLDQQCTVTRPGLAPIASALAVELMVGVLHHPSGINAKAEFANSNDNGCTEQPLGILPHQIRGSLSQFSQMTLVGHASTCCTACCSTVVSEYLTKGMDFILQAINHPTYLEDLTGLTELMKSAGSYTLDWDNDSENDDNDDDCVEI; from the exons atggcAGATAGTGGAAAAGGAAGAATTCTTCAATTTGCACCTTTTCAAAGTTCAGTAGATGAAGGGTTTTGGCATAAATTATCATCTTTAAAGCTTAATAAATTGCGCCTTGATGAATCCCCTATTCCTATTACTG GTTTTTATGCACCTTGCTCGCATCCTCAAGTATCAAATCACTTGACTCTTCTTGCTGAATCTTTGCCGGCTGAGTCCGACGAGGAACAATCGTCTCTTCTAGCTAGTCAAGGGAACAGAAATAGGTGTCCTGTTCCCAGTATTCTCCTCAATACAAACACGTTAGAAAGTTTCTATGCACTTGATAAGCAAAGCCTACTTAAGGCAGAAGCCAAGAAG GTATGGGATGACATTTACTCAGGCAAAGTTGAGGAGGACGGTTCTGTGCTCTTAAGATTCCTAGTTATATCATTTGCTGACTTGAAAAAATGGAGCTTTCATTATTGGTTTGCGTTCCCTGCTTTGGTGCTTGATCCTCCTGCAACTCTAGTCAATTTGAAGCCAGCTTTGCAGTGCTTCACTTCTGAAGAG GCTGAATCTCTATCTAGAGCTTGTAATGAGTGGCGCAGCAAGAGCTCCACTGCAG ATATACCATTCTTTTTGGTGACCATTAGTTCAAATTCGAGTGTTACTCTCAGGAATATAAGGGAGTTGGAAGCCTGCCAAAATAACGGTCAAAAG CaggttatttttggattttatgaCCCTTGTCATCTTCCAAACAATCCTGGATGGCCACTTCGCAATTATCTTGCCTATATCTGTTCAAGGTGGGGCCTTGGAAAGATTCACTTTTTCTGTTACCGTGAGAACCGTGGTTTTGCAGATCTGGGATTGTCGCTTGTTGGAGAAGCTGAAATATCTCTTTCACAAG CAGGGGGGAATCATGAGAACATGCCAAATGTTGTGGGATGGGAACTAAACAAAGGAAAGAAGGTTCCGAGGTGCATCAGCCTTGCTAAATCTATGGATCCGACAAG GTTAGCTGTATCAGCCGCTGATTTGAACTTGAAACTAATGAGATGGCGTACATTGCCGTCATTGAATCTAGAAATTTTGGCTGTCACGAAATGTCTCCTCCTGGGAGCAGGTACACTCGGATGTCAGGTTGCTCGAATGCTTATG GCATGGGGTGTCCGAAAAATTACATTGGTTGACAGTGGTAAGGTCTCAATGTCTAATCCAATAAGGCAGTCTCTTTATGCGCTTGATGACTGTTTAAATGGTGGCAAATTTAAGGCCGTTGCAGCAGTTGAAAGTCTCAAGCGAATATTTCCAGCAGTG GAAGCCGAAGGTGTTGTGATGGCTATTCCAATGCCTGGACATTCCGTGTCTAGCCAGGAAGAAAGTAGTATACTGCAGGACTGCAGACATTTGTGTGATTTGATCAACTCACATGATGCAATCTTTCTATTAACTGATACACGGGAAAGTCGGTGGCTTCCTAGTCTACTTTGTGCTAGTGCTAACAAG ATCACTATAACTGCAGCCTTAGGCTTCGATAGTTTTCTAGTTATGCGTCATGGAGCAGGCCCTGCGGGTTCTATACAAAACTCACAACCTGAAACTTTGAACAATGTCTCTGCTGGTATGGTGAACCTCTCCCTTTCTAGTCAAAATGATTCGCAGAGATTGGGGTGTTACTTTTGCAATGATGTGGTTGCGCCAATTGAT TCAACTGCCAACCGTACCCTAGACCAACAATGTACAGTTACTCGTCCTGGGCTTGCTCCTATTGCATCTGCCCTTGCAGTCGAACTTATGGTTGGAGTTTTGCATCATCCTTCTGG AATAAATGCCAAAGCTGAATTTGCAAACTCTAATGATAACGGCTGCACTGAACAACCTCTTGGCATTCTACCTCATCAGATTCGGGGCTCGCTCTCCCAGTTTTCTCAGATGACACTTGTTGGTCATGCTTCAACTTGTTGCACTGCATGTTGCTCCACC GTTGTATCAGAATATCTCACGAAAGGGATGGACTTCATACTACAAGCTATCAATCATCCTACATATCTAGAGGATCTAACTGGACTAACAGAACTCATGAAGTCAGCAGGATCTTACACCCTGGACTGGGATAACGATAGTGAAAATGATGATAACGATGATGATTGTGTAGAGATATAA
- the LOC107853981 gene encoding ubiquitin-like modifier-activating enzyme atg7 isoform X4, protein MADSGKGRILQFAPFQSSVDEGFWHKLSSLKLNKLRLDESPIPITGFYAPCSHPQVSNHLTLLAESLPAESDEEQSSLLASQGNRNRCPVPSILLNTNTLESFYALDKQSLLKAEAKKVWDDIYSGKVEEDGSVLLRFLVISFADLKKWSFHYWFAFPALVLDPPATLVNLKPALQCFTSEEAESLSRACNEWRSKSSTADIPFFLVTISSNSSVTLRNIRELEACQNNGQKVIFGFYDPCHLPNNPGWPLRNYLAYICSRWGLGKIHFFCYRENRGFADLGLSLVGEAEISLSQGGNHENMPNVVGWELNKGKKVPRCISLAKSMDPTRLAVSAADLNLKLMRWRTLPSLNLEILAVTKCLLLGAGTLGCQVARMLMAWGVRKITLVDSGKVSMSNPIRQSLYALDDCLNGGKFKAVAAVESLKRIFPAVEAEGVVMAIPMPGHSVSSQEESSILQDCRHLCDLINSHDAIFLLTDTRESRWLPSLLCASANKITITAALGFDSFLVMRHGAGPAGSIQNSQPETLNNVSAGMVNLSLSSQNDSQRLGCYFCNDVVAPIDSTANRTLDQQCTVTRPGLAPIASALAVELMVGVLHHPSGINAKAEFANSNDNGCTEQPLGILPHQIRGSLSQFSQMTLVGHASTCCTACCSTVVSEYLTKGMDFILQAINHPTYLEDLTGLTELMKSAGSYTLDWDNDSENDDNDDDCVEI, encoded by the exons atggcAGATAGTGGAAAAGGAAGAATTCTTCAATTTGCACCTTTTCAAAGTTCAGTAGATGAAGGGTTTTGGCATAAATTATCATCTTTAAAGCTTAATAAATTGCGCCTTGATGAATCCCCTATTCCTATTACTG GTTTTTATGCACCTTGCTCGCATCCTCAAGTATCAAATCACTTGACTCTTCTTGCTGAATCTTTGCCGGCTGAGTCCGACGAGGAACAATCGTCTCTTCTAGCTAGTCAAGGGAACAGAAATAGGTGTCCTGTTCCCAGTATTCTCCTCAATACAAACACGTTAGAAAGTTTCTATGCACTTGATAAGCAAAGCCTACTTAAGGCAGAAGCCAAGAAG GTATGGGATGACATTTACTCAGGCAAAGTTGAGGAGGACGGTTCTGTGCTCTTAAGATTCCTAGTTATATCATTTGCTGACTTGAAAAAATGGAGCTTTCATTATTGGTTTGCGTTCCCTGCTTTGGTGCTTGATCCTCCTGCAACTCTAGTCAATTTGAAGCCAGCTTTGCAGTGCTTCACTTCTGAAGAG GCTGAATCTCTATCTAGAGCTTGTAATGAGTGGCGCAGCAAGAGCTCCACTGCAG ATATACCATTCTTTTTGGTGACCATTAGTTCAAATTCGAGTGTTACTCTCAGGAATATAAGGGAGTTGGAAGCCTGCCAAAATAACGGTCAAAAG gttatttttggattttatgaCCCTTGTCATCTTCCAAACAATCCTGGATGGCCACTTCGCAATTATCTTGCCTATATCTGTTCAAGGTGGGGCCTTGGAAAGATTCACTTTTTCTGTTACCGTGAGAACCGTGGTTTTGCAGATCTGGGATTGTCGCTTGTTGGAGAAGCTGAAATATCTCTTTCACAAG GGGGGAATCATGAGAACATGCCAAATGTTGTGGGATGGGAACTAAACAAAGGAAAGAAGGTTCCGAGGTGCATCAGCCTTGCTAAATCTATGGATCCGACAAG GTTAGCTGTATCAGCCGCTGATTTGAACTTGAAACTAATGAGATGGCGTACATTGCCGTCATTGAATCTAGAAATTTTGGCTGTCACGAAATGTCTCCTCCTGGGAGCAGGTACACTCGGATGTCAGGTTGCTCGAATGCTTATG GCATGGGGTGTCCGAAAAATTACATTGGTTGACAGTGGTAAGGTCTCAATGTCTAATCCAATAAGGCAGTCTCTTTATGCGCTTGATGACTGTTTAAATGGTGGCAAATTTAAGGCCGTTGCAGCAGTTGAAAGTCTCAAGCGAATATTTCCAGCAGTG GAAGCCGAAGGTGTTGTGATGGCTATTCCAATGCCTGGACATTCCGTGTCTAGCCAGGAAGAAAGTAGTATACTGCAGGACTGCAGACATTTGTGTGATTTGATCAACTCACATGATGCAATCTTTCTATTAACTGATACACGGGAAAGTCGGTGGCTTCCTAGTCTACTTTGTGCTAGTGCTAACAAG ATCACTATAACTGCAGCCTTAGGCTTCGATAGTTTTCTAGTTATGCGTCATGGAGCAGGCCCTGCGGGTTCTATACAAAACTCACAACCTGAAACTTTGAACAATGTCTCTGCTGGTATGGTGAACCTCTCCCTTTCTAGTCAAAATGATTCGCAGAGATTGGGGTGTTACTTTTGCAATGATGTGGTTGCGCCAATTGAT TCAACTGCCAACCGTACCCTAGACCAACAATGTACAGTTACTCGTCCTGGGCTTGCTCCTATTGCATCTGCCCTTGCAGTCGAACTTATGGTTGGAGTTTTGCATCATCCTTCTGG AATAAATGCCAAAGCTGAATTTGCAAACTCTAATGATAACGGCTGCACTGAACAACCTCTTGGCATTCTACCTCATCAGATTCGGGGCTCGCTCTCCCAGTTTTCTCAGATGACACTTGTTGGTCATGCTTCAACTTGTTGCACTGCATGTTGCTCCACC GTTGTATCAGAATATCTCACGAAAGGGATGGACTTCATACTACAAGCTATCAATCATCCTACATATCTAGAGGATCTAACTGGACTAACAGAACTCATGAAGTCAGCAGGATCTTACACCCTGGACTGGGATAACGATAGTGAAAATGATGATAACGATGATGATTGTGTAGAGATATAA
- the LOC107853981 gene encoding ubiquitin-like modifier-activating enzyme atg7 isoform X3 has translation MADSGKGRILQFAPFQSSVDEGFWHKLSSLKLNKLRLDESPIPITGFYAPCSHPQVSNHLTLLAESLPAESDEEQSSLLASQGNRNRCPVPSILLNTNTLESFYALDKQSLLKAEAKKVWDDIYSGKVEEDGSVLLRFLVISFADLKKWSFHYWFAFPALVLDPPATLVNLKPALQCFTSEEAESLSRACNEWRSKSSTADIPFFLVTISSNSSVTLRNIRELEACQNNGQKVIFGFYDPCHLPNNPGWPLRNYLAYICSRWGLGKIHFFCYRENRGFADLGLSLVGEAEISLSQAGGNHENMPNVVGWELNKGKKVPRCISLAKSMDPTRLAVSAADLNLKLMRWRTLPSLNLEILAVTKCLLLGAGTLGCQVARMLMAWGVRKITLVDSGKVSMSNPIRQSLYALDDCLNGGKFKAVAAVESLKRIFPAVEAEGVVMAIPMPGHSVSSQEESSILQDCRHLCDLINSHDAIFLLTDTRESRWLPSLLCASANKITITAALGFDSFLVMRHGAGPAGSIQNSQPETLNNVSAGMVNLSLSSQNDSQRLGCYFCNDVVAPIDSTANRTLDQQCTVTRPGLAPIASALAVELMVGVLHHPSGINAKAEFANSNDNGCTEQPLGILPHQIRGSLSQFSQMTLVGHASTCCTACCSTVVSEYLTKGMDFILQAINHPTYLEDLTGLTELMKSAGSYTLDWDNDSENDDNDDDCVEI, from the exons atggcAGATAGTGGAAAAGGAAGAATTCTTCAATTTGCACCTTTTCAAAGTTCAGTAGATGAAGGGTTTTGGCATAAATTATCATCTTTAAAGCTTAATAAATTGCGCCTTGATGAATCCCCTATTCCTATTACTG GTTTTTATGCACCTTGCTCGCATCCTCAAGTATCAAATCACTTGACTCTTCTTGCTGAATCTTTGCCGGCTGAGTCCGACGAGGAACAATCGTCTCTTCTAGCTAGTCAAGGGAACAGAAATAGGTGTCCTGTTCCCAGTATTCTCCTCAATACAAACACGTTAGAAAGTTTCTATGCACTTGATAAGCAAAGCCTACTTAAGGCAGAAGCCAAGAAG GTATGGGATGACATTTACTCAGGCAAAGTTGAGGAGGACGGTTCTGTGCTCTTAAGATTCCTAGTTATATCATTTGCTGACTTGAAAAAATGGAGCTTTCATTATTGGTTTGCGTTCCCTGCTTTGGTGCTTGATCCTCCTGCAACTCTAGTCAATTTGAAGCCAGCTTTGCAGTGCTTCACTTCTGAAGAG GCTGAATCTCTATCTAGAGCTTGTAATGAGTGGCGCAGCAAGAGCTCCACTGCAG ATATACCATTCTTTTTGGTGACCATTAGTTCAAATTCGAGTGTTACTCTCAGGAATATAAGGGAGTTGGAAGCCTGCCAAAATAACGGTCAAAAG gttatttttggattttatgaCCCTTGTCATCTTCCAAACAATCCTGGATGGCCACTTCGCAATTATCTTGCCTATATCTGTTCAAGGTGGGGCCTTGGAAAGATTCACTTTTTCTGTTACCGTGAGAACCGTGGTTTTGCAGATCTGGGATTGTCGCTTGTTGGAGAAGCTGAAATATCTCTTTCACAAG CAGGGGGGAATCATGAGAACATGCCAAATGTTGTGGGATGGGAACTAAACAAAGGAAAGAAGGTTCCGAGGTGCATCAGCCTTGCTAAATCTATGGATCCGACAAG GTTAGCTGTATCAGCCGCTGATTTGAACTTGAAACTAATGAGATGGCGTACATTGCCGTCATTGAATCTAGAAATTTTGGCTGTCACGAAATGTCTCCTCCTGGGAGCAGGTACACTCGGATGTCAGGTTGCTCGAATGCTTATG GCATGGGGTGTCCGAAAAATTACATTGGTTGACAGTGGTAAGGTCTCAATGTCTAATCCAATAAGGCAGTCTCTTTATGCGCTTGATGACTGTTTAAATGGTGGCAAATTTAAGGCCGTTGCAGCAGTTGAAAGTCTCAAGCGAATATTTCCAGCAGTG GAAGCCGAAGGTGTTGTGATGGCTATTCCAATGCCTGGACATTCCGTGTCTAGCCAGGAAGAAAGTAGTATACTGCAGGACTGCAGACATTTGTGTGATTTGATCAACTCACATGATGCAATCTTTCTATTAACTGATACACGGGAAAGTCGGTGGCTTCCTAGTCTACTTTGTGCTAGTGCTAACAAG ATCACTATAACTGCAGCCTTAGGCTTCGATAGTTTTCTAGTTATGCGTCATGGAGCAGGCCCTGCGGGTTCTATACAAAACTCACAACCTGAAACTTTGAACAATGTCTCTGCTGGTATGGTGAACCTCTCCCTTTCTAGTCAAAATGATTCGCAGAGATTGGGGTGTTACTTTTGCAATGATGTGGTTGCGCCAATTGAT TCAACTGCCAACCGTACCCTAGACCAACAATGTACAGTTACTCGTCCTGGGCTTGCTCCTATTGCATCTGCCCTTGCAGTCGAACTTATGGTTGGAGTTTTGCATCATCCTTCTGG AATAAATGCCAAAGCTGAATTTGCAAACTCTAATGATAACGGCTGCACTGAACAACCTCTTGGCATTCTACCTCATCAGATTCGGGGCTCGCTCTCCCAGTTTTCTCAGATGACACTTGTTGGTCATGCTTCAACTTGTTGCACTGCATGTTGCTCCACC GTTGTATCAGAATATCTCACGAAAGGGATGGACTTCATACTACAAGCTATCAATCATCCTACATATCTAGAGGATCTAACTGGACTAACAGAACTCATGAAGTCAGCAGGATCTTACACCCTGGACTGGGATAACGATAGTGAAAATGATGATAACGATGATGATTGTGTAGAGATATAA
- the LOC107853981 gene encoding ubiquitin-like modifier-activating enzyme atg7 isoform X2: MADSGKGRILQFAPFQSSVDEGFWHKLSSLKLNKLRLDESPIPITGFYAPCSHPQVSNHLTLLAESLPAESDEEQSSLLASQGNRNRCPVPSILLNTNTLESFYALDKQSLLKAEAKKVWDDIYSGKVEEDGSVLLRFLVISFADLKKWSFHYWFAFPALVLDPPATLVNLKPALQCFTSEEAESLSRACNEWRSKSSTADIPFFLVTISSNSSVTLRNIRELEACQNNGQKQVIFGFYDPCHLPNNPGWPLRNYLAYICSRWGLGKIHFFCYRENRGFADLGLSLVGEAEISLSQGGNHENMPNVVGWELNKGKKVPRCISLAKSMDPTRLAVSAADLNLKLMRWRTLPSLNLEILAVTKCLLLGAGTLGCQVARMLMAWGVRKITLVDSGKVSMSNPIRQSLYALDDCLNGGKFKAVAAVESLKRIFPAVEAEGVVMAIPMPGHSVSSQEESSILQDCRHLCDLINSHDAIFLLTDTRESRWLPSLLCASANKITITAALGFDSFLVMRHGAGPAGSIQNSQPETLNNVSAGMVNLSLSSQNDSQRLGCYFCNDVVAPIDSTANRTLDQQCTVTRPGLAPIASALAVELMVGVLHHPSGINAKAEFANSNDNGCTEQPLGILPHQIRGSLSQFSQMTLVGHASTCCTACCSTVVSEYLTKGMDFILQAINHPTYLEDLTGLTELMKSAGSYTLDWDNDSENDDNDDDCVEI, from the exons atggcAGATAGTGGAAAAGGAAGAATTCTTCAATTTGCACCTTTTCAAAGTTCAGTAGATGAAGGGTTTTGGCATAAATTATCATCTTTAAAGCTTAATAAATTGCGCCTTGATGAATCCCCTATTCCTATTACTG GTTTTTATGCACCTTGCTCGCATCCTCAAGTATCAAATCACTTGACTCTTCTTGCTGAATCTTTGCCGGCTGAGTCCGACGAGGAACAATCGTCTCTTCTAGCTAGTCAAGGGAACAGAAATAGGTGTCCTGTTCCCAGTATTCTCCTCAATACAAACACGTTAGAAAGTTTCTATGCACTTGATAAGCAAAGCCTACTTAAGGCAGAAGCCAAGAAG GTATGGGATGACATTTACTCAGGCAAAGTTGAGGAGGACGGTTCTGTGCTCTTAAGATTCCTAGTTATATCATTTGCTGACTTGAAAAAATGGAGCTTTCATTATTGGTTTGCGTTCCCTGCTTTGGTGCTTGATCCTCCTGCAACTCTAGTCAATTTGAAGCCAGCTTTGCAGTGCTTCACTTCTGAAGAG GCTGAATCTCTATCTAGAGCTTGTAATGAGTGGCGCAGCAAGAGCTCCACTGCAG ATATACCATTCTTTTTGGTGACCATTAGTTCAAATTCGAGTGTTACTCTCAGGAATATAAGGGAGTTGGAAGCCTGCCAAAATAACGGTCAAAAG CaggttatttttggattttatgaCCCTTGTCATCTTCCAAACAATCCTGGATGGCCACTTCGCAATTATCTTGCCTATATCTGTTCAAGGTGGGGCCTTGGAAAGATTCACTTTTTCTGTTACCGTGAGAACCGTGGTTTTGCAGATCTGGGATTGTCGCTTGTTGGAGAAGCTGAAATATCTCTTTCACAAG GGGGGAATCATGAGAACATGCCAAATGTTGTGGGATGGGAACTAAACAAAGGAAAGAAGGTTCCGAGGTGCATCAGCCTTGCTAAATCTATGGATCCGACAAG GTTAGCTGTATCAGCCGCTGATTTGAACTTGAAACTAATGAGATGGCGTACATTGCCGTCATTGAATCTAGAAATTTTGGCTGTCACGAAATGTCTCCTCCTGGGAGCAGGTACACTCGGATGTCAGGTTGCTCGAATGCTTATG GCATGGGGTGTCCGAAAAATTACATTGGTTGACAGTGGTAAGGTCTCAATGTCTAATCCAATAAGGCAGTCTCTTTATGCGCTTGATGACTGTTTAAATGGTGGCAAATTTAAGGCCGTTGCAGCAGTTGAAAGTCTCAAGCGAATATTTCCAGCAGTG GAAGCCGAAGGTGTTGTGATGGCTATTCCAATGCCTGGACATTCCGTGTCTAGCCAGGAAGAAAGTAGTATACTGCAGGACTGCAGACATTTGTGTGATTTGATCAACTCACATGATGCAATCTTTCTATTAACTGATACACGGGAAAGTCGGTGGCTTCCTAGTCTACTTTGTGCTAGTGCTAACAAG ATCACTATAACTGCAGCCTTAGGCTTCGATAGTTTTCTAGTTATGCGTCATGGAGCAGGCCCTGCGGGTTCTATACAAAACTCACAACCTGAAACTTTGAACAATGTCTCTGCTGGTATGGTGAACCTCTCCCTTTCTAGTCAAAATGATTCGCAGAGATTGGGGTGTTACTTTTGCAATGATGTGGTTGCGCCAATTGAT TCAACTGCCAACCGTACCCTAGACCAACAATGTACAGTTACTCGTCCTGGGCTTGCTCCTATTGCATCTGCCCTTGCAGTCGAACTTATGGTTGGAGTTTTGCATCATCCTTCTGG AATAAATGCCAAAGCTGAATTTGCAAACTCTAATGATAACGGCTGCACTGAACAACCTCTTGGCATTCTACCTCATCAGATTCGGGGCTCGCTCTCCCAGTTTTCTCAGATGACACTTGTTGGTCATGCTTCAACTTGTTGCACTGCATGTTGCTCCACC GTTGTATCAGAATATCTCACGAAAGGGATGGACTTCATACTACAAGCTATCAATCATCCTACATATCTAGAGGATCTAACTGGACTAACAGAACTCATGAAGTCAGCAGGATCTTACACCCTGGACTGGGATAACGATAGTGAAAATGATGATAACGATGATGATTGTGTAGAGATATAA